A genomic segment from Desulfovibrio aminophilus DSM 12254 encodes:
- a CDS encoding DUF2325 domain-containing protein yields the protein MNRKNIWEHVDFQCPIVGTCLTTAELRRIAVRVGLEIAEGTTDFEMHSLFVVLCKRPERPARAVQKHLDRKYRRVLRRFLHTPGEGICELWREYADRGDIAGPFWAVMSHPDVSSDCLRRVYGEVHMLSHVQGAANRADLKRLNELEARNVELTETLAERKGVLRKSVAVWKERNAALERDLARERARRESVERDRLSLRELLEGRALELLTREREDLRRQAENLALRLEAAEERIVAQAALLERGSRELSKARENLSGREREVAALEASLTMALEGSPACGGACGHPESCSCPRLRGKRVLYVGGRSGLRCHYRLLAERLGCELLHHDGGLEQSPHRLQQQLAGADAVICPVDCVSHEACAAVKKMCKHCLKPVLFARSSGLSSLAASLSELDRVSQ from the coding sequence ATGAACCGCAAAAATATTTGGGAACACGTTGATTTTCAGTGCCCCATCGTGGGCACCTGCCTGACCACGGCCGAGCTGCGCCGTATCGCCGTCCGCGTCGGCCTGGAGATCGCGGAAGGGACCACGGATTTCGAGATGCATTCCTTGTTCGTGGTTCTCTGCAAGCGGCCCGAGCGTCCGGCCCGGGCCGTGCAGAAGCACCTGGACCGCAAATACCGTCGTGTCCTGCGGCGGTTTCTCCATACTCCGGGGGAGGGGATATGCGAGCTTTGGCGGGAGTATGCCGACCGGGGTGACATCGCCGGCCCCTTCTGGGCCGTCATGTCTCATCCCGACGTTTCGAGTGATTGCCTGCGTCGGGTTTACGGCGAGGTGCACATGCTCTCGCACGTTCAGGGCGCGGCCAACCGCGCCGACCTGAAGCGGCTGAACGAACTGGAGGCGCGCAACGTCGAACTGACCGAGACCCTGGCCGAGCGCAAGGGCGTGTTGCGCAAGTCCGTGGCTGTTTGGAAGGAGCGCAACGCGGCCCTGGAGCGCGACCTGGCCCGGGAGCGGGCCCGACGCGAGAGCGTGGAGCGGGATCGGCTTTCCCTACGTGAATTGCTGGAAGGCAGGGCCCTGGAGCTTCTCACCCGGGAGCGGGAGGATTTGCGGCGGCAGGCCGAGAATCTGGCCCTGCGGCTGGAGGCTGCCGAGGAGCGTATCGTCGCCCAGGCCGCCTTGCTGGAACGCGGAAGCCGCGAATTGTCCAAGGCGCGTGAGAACCTGTCCGGCCGTGAACGCGAAGTCGCGGCCCTGGAGGCCTCGCTGACGATGGCCTTGGAGGGGAGCCCGGCCTGCGGCGGGGCTTGCGGCCACCCGGAGAGCTGCTCCTGCCCCCGTTTGCGTGGCAAGCGCGTGCTCTACGTGGGCGGGCGCAGCGGGCTGCGCTGTCATTATCGCTTGCTGGCCGAACGCCTCGGCTGTGAACTCCTGCATCACGACGGCGGCCTGGAGCAGTCTCCGCACCGGCTTCAGCAGCAGCTGGCCGGGGCTGACGCGGTGATCTGTCCGGTGGACTGCGTGAGCCACGAGGCCTGCGCCGCGGTCAAGAAAATGTGCAAGCACTGCCTCAAGCCCGTGCTCTTCGCCCGTTCCTCGGGCTTGTCGAGCCTTGCCGCCTCGCTCTCCGAGCTGGATAGGGTCAGTCAGTAG
- a CDS encoding FmdE family protein, with the protein MNIGPYSFEEFKQKAAEFHGYPAPGLLIGGYMVALAKSRIPEGTLFEALVESQKCLPDAVQMLTLCSTGNGWMKIVNLGRYAVTLYDKFTGVGVRVALDPAKVEMWPEIKGWYLKLKPKKEQDTERLFDEIRRAGPSLCSVQEVLVPERARRKAHMGGIAVCPICGEAYPSRDGGACRGCQGEAPYLRRDETESAPSEGPRLRAVPVDQALGRKALHDMTRIVPGRVKDPLVHAGQTLEAGDLCELQRMGRFEVYLESEAVQDEKWVHENEAALAFARVMAGPGVLHDPEPREGKINFTAGRSGLLVLDRERLLAFNMVQDVMCATRQGDILVEEGKRLAACRAIPLYLARARFEQALAALAEEPLFSVLTLRRARVGILVTGTEVFQGLIEDKFAPIIKSKVEALGSEVACVDIVPDDRARIADSVRQMLAAGADLVITTAGLSVDPGDVTRHGLLDAGLTDFLYGAPILPGAMTLVGRIGEAQVLGVPACALFYKTTSLDLLLPRLLAGQTLTRRDLALMAEGGFCLGCKSCTFPKCPFGK; encoded by the coding sequence ATGAACATCGGACCGTACAGCTTCGAGGAGTTCAAGCAGAAAGCCGCGGAGTTCCACGGCTACCCGGCCCCAGGCCTGCTCATCGGCGGCTACATGGTGGCGCTGGCCAAGTCGCGCATCCCCGAGGGCACCCTTTTCGAAGCCCTGGTGGAATCCCAGAAATGCCTGCCCGACGCCGTGCAGATGCTGACCCTGTGCAGCACGGGCAACGGCTGGATGAAGATCGTCAACCTCGGCCGCTACGCCGTGACCCTCTATGACAAGTTCACCGGCGTGGGCGTGCGCGTGGCCCTGGACCCGGCCAAGGTCGAGATGTGGCCCGAAATCAAGGGCTGGTATCTCAAGCTCAAACCCAAGAAAGAGCAGGACACGGAACGGCTCTTCGACGAAATCCGTCGCGCCGGGCCGAGTCTCTGCTCCGTGCAGGAGGTGCTCGTGCCGGAACGCGCCCGGCGCAAGGCCCACATGGGCGGCATCGCCGTCTGCCCCATCTGCGGGGAGGCGTATCCCTCCCGCGACGGCGGAGCCTGCCGGGGCTGTCAGGGCGAAGCGCCCTACCTGCGCCGGGACGAGACTGAAAGCGCGCCATCGGAAGGCCCGCGGCTGCGCGCCGTGCCCGTGGACCAGGCTCTGGGACGCAAGGCCCTGCACGACATGACCCGCATCGTGCCGGGCCGGGTCAAGGATCCCCTGGTTCATGCCGGACAGACCCTGGAGGCGGGGGATCTCTGCGAACTCCAGCGCATGGGCCGCTTCGAGGTCTACCTGGAATCCGAAGCGGTTCAGGATGAAAAATGGGTGCATGAAAACGAAGCCGCCCTGGCCTTCGCCCGGGTCATGGCCGGTCCCGGAGTGCTGCACGACCCCGAACCGCGCGAGGGCAAGATCAACTTCACGGCCGGGCGTTCGGGCCTGCTGGTCCTGGACCGCGAGCGCCTGCTGGCCTTCAACATGGTTCAGGACGTCATGTGCGCCACGCGCCAGGGCGACATCCTGGTCGAGGAAGGCAAGCGCCTGGCCGCCTGCCGGGCCATTCCGCTGTACCTGGCCCGCGCCCGCTTCGAGCAGGCTCTCGCGGCCCTGGCGGAGGAGCCGCTCTTCTCCGTGCTGACCCTGCGGCGGGCCCGTGTGGGCATCCTGGTCACCGGCACCGAGGTCTTCCAGGGGCTCATCGAGGACAAGTTCGCGCCGATCATCAAGAGCAAGGTGGAGGCCCTGGGTTCGGAAGTGGCCTGCGTGGACATCGTGCCCGACGACCGGGCCCGCATCGCGGACAGCGTCCGCCAGATGCTCGCCGCCGGGGCCGATCTCGTGATCACCACGGCCGGGCTCTCCGTGGACCCCGGCGACGTGACCCGCCACGGCCTTCTGGACGCCGGGCTCACGGACTTCCTCTACGGCGCGCCCATCCTGCCCGGGGCCATGACCCTGGTGGGCCGCATCGGCGAGGCCCAGGTCCTGGGCGTCCCGGCCTGCGCCCTGTTCTACAAGACCACCAGCCTGGACCTGCTCCTGCCCCGCCTGCTGGCCGGGCAGACCCTGACCCGCCGCGATCTGGCGCTTATGGCCGAGGGTGGCTTCTGTTTGGGTTGCAAGTCTTGCACCTTCCCCAAGTGCCCGTTCGGCAAATAG